The DNA window TTGAAGTTGATCGGAGGTGGCAGCTCGGAATAGTTCACAACCATCTCTGGGGGCACTAAATAGCTTCTTCCCCCGGTATCTCGTTACCCTCCTCCACTGCCTCTGTGATCTCCTCAAGGAGCTCTTTAGAAAGAGCAGCTGGGTCTATCTCATAGCAACCCATGGGCACATCTGGAGCTTCTTCCTCGGTCATCCTGTAAAAAGGAACCTGGTGTGAAAACCGAAGCATCTCTTCTTTCATAATCCTCTTGATGGCATACCCATCCGGGTAGCGTCGAAAAACCGTTCTGAATCCAGCAACCTTGATCAATGCGGCAACAGAAATGCCGTGCTCAGCATCATAATTATCCAGAACCTCAACCAGATCATAGACTTGCATCACATTATCAGGAGTATTTCCATTCCAATCAGATGACCAGTTTTGGTACACGGCCCATATGTCGCCTTTCCGTGGATAAATGCTGATTATCCCACGAGGACCTTTATCCCATGTAATCTGGTGAGAGAATGCATTCAATGCACTGCTGGTTTCATACATGCCAATCCTGAAATCACCACACGTCTTTCTTAAATCAGAAGAAACCCAATCGAAAGACCCAAATTCATTGCTCGTCCTTGCGCCGTGGAGAAAATTTATTCCGAGCTTAAATGGTGATAAGGACAGACGTTTCTTAATGAGCACATAACAGTGAGGCATGCCATCTTTGTCACCATACGAAGCCCAAACTTGACCACTCTGAAAAGATTCCTCGGTACGATCCTTATCAAAATCATGAAAATGAGGATCAGGAACAATATATGTGGATGGGTGATCCTCTTCTTTTTCAGCATCTGTTTTTGTACCAGAATCATTCTTGTTAGTTATAATCTTCCTCAGCTTCTCAGTTAAACCACTCTTTGCTTTTTTAATCAAAAGTTTTCTCATTTCATCTTTACGAAAGGACTTGCTTAGGCTGATGTTGGTATGAGGTTGCAGTTTCCCATCGCGCCCACCACTAACATGTTGAAACTCTGAGGCTCCAGTGTTGCTAGAAGCCAGAATATTTCCACCTGCCATACATAGTGGACTCCACTGAAAATTTCTAGCACTGCTTCCATCTTGATTCTCAGTTTGTACCACATGAACAGTCTCTGTTTGCGGCATTGGTGCCTCGTTTGCTTGGAACGGCATATGGACGTTATGGTGCACTACGGATGTTTCTGATCCTACATTCTGCTTCCTTTTCCTTGCCCTGGAAGTAGCATGTTTGAAGATGGTAGTCATAGTTTCAAACTTCCTCTCCGCAGCCTCCTTTGCAACAAGGGCCGCATCCTTGTTGCACTCCATTTCACAGCACCTCAGCAAGTACAAACAGACACACCGAACGATGGATTAGGAAAAAGATATTTGACCTCAGAGCACTCCAATGCTATCCACCAATCAGCGCTGAGCACGTCACCATACAATAACCTTCAAAAGCCATAACCAAAAGGAAATAAATGTTACCTAAAATCATCACAAAATTGTAGATATAGAAACTTTTTTGTACAAAGAGAACCCTGCACAGAACTAAAAACAACCCTATC is part of the Triticum aestivum cultivar Chinese Spring unplaced genomic scaffold, IWGSC CS RefSeq v2.1 scaffold20910, whole genome shotgun sequence genome and encodes:
- the LOC123177007 gene encoding uncharacterized protein; amino-acid sequence: MECNKDAALVAKEAAERKFETMTTIFKHATSRARKRKQNVGSETSVVHHNVHMPFQANEAPMPQTETVHVVQTENQDGSSARNFQWSPLCMAGGNILASSNTGASEFQHVSGGRDGKLQPHTNISLSKSFRKDEMRKLLIKKAKSGLTEKLRKIITNKNDSGTKTDAEKEEDHPSTYIVPDPHFHDFDKDRTEESFQSGQVWASYGDKDGMPHCYVLIKKRLSLSPFKLGINFLHGARTSNEFGSFDWVSSDLRKTCGDFRIGMYETSSALNAFSHQITWDKGPRGIISIYPRKGDIWAVYQNWSSDWNGNTPDNVMQVYDLVEVLDNYDAEHGISVAALIKVAGFRTVFRRYPDGYAIKRIMKEEMLRFSHQVPFYRMTEEEAPDVPMGCYEIDPAALSKELLEEITEAVEEGNEIPGEEAI